The Chloroflexota bacterium sequence TAAAAACCCAGTCGTTCTTCGACGTACTTCAGCAGCGATTCTCCAATCTCAACTGGATCGGTTATATGCGGTAGGAAATTCACAGGGAAACGACTGATATCATAACAGAAGGGACGGTTGTTGGCTGTTCTCACACGGCTTATGACAGAAGTGGGATCACCGACCAAGATGCCCAGTTTCTTCGCGGTATTTTCGTCCGCTGGCTCGAACTTTAGTTCGCACTCAGATGTCCCGGGCGTCCATCCATGCGAGACTATGATCTGTGTGACAGAGTGGAGTTTCTCGACGCCCGCGTCCGTAGAAAACGGCTGAGGACCAATAACAAATGTGCCCATGCCTCGCTTGCGGGCAATGTAACCCTCCAATTCCAACTGTTGCAGTGCCTCACGAAGTGATGCACGGCTCACACCAAGATCTCGTGCCAAGGTGATTTCAGAGGGCAGCTTTTGACCCACTGCGAAGAGACCATCGCGGATGCACTCCAATAGTTGTTCGTAAACCTGCTTATTAAGCGG is a genomic window containing:
- a CDS encoding GntR family transcriptional regulator; this encodes MNIHLQRVKVPTPLNKQVYEQLLECIRDGLFAVGQKLPSEITLARDLGVSRASLREALQQLELEGYIARKRGMGTFVIGPQPFSTDAGVEKLHSVTQIIVSHGWTPGTSECELKFEPADENTAKKLGILVGDPTSVISRVRTANNRPFCYDISRFPVNFLPHITDPVEIGESLLKYVEERLGFYINHAIARLIPMQSDVVLSRKLDIPEGTLIMCLDQVHFMADNTPVWYAQVYFPKDVITWHIVRTR